A portion of the Lolium rigidum isolate FL_2022 chromosome 1, APGP_CSIRO_Lrig_0.1, whole genome shotgun sequence genome contains these proteins:
- the LOC124693015 gene encoding protein DJ-1 homolog A-like → MATRPLSFSTLIRTPFSPPPLLRRPQTLTRALASSPSPQAQAMASSPAPKKVLVPIANGTEPMEAAVIVDVLRRAGAQVSVASVEPAAAQVDAAWGVNLVADALLDDLAEADFDLISLPGGMPGASNFRDSKVLENMVKKHVEKGKLYAAVCAAPAVALGAWGLLNGLKATCHPSFMDKLPSEAKAVESRVQIDGKCVTSRGPGTTMEYSVVLVEQLCGKEKADEVAGPMVMRPQHGVEFSMKELNSSSWNVGENPQILVPIANGTEEMEAIMIIDILRRAKANVVVASLEGTLEIVASRNVKMVADVLLGDALKQQYDLILLPGGLGGAQAYAKSDELIGFIKKQAEANKLYGAICASPAIALEPHGLLKGKKATSYPAMWNKLADQSECKNRVVVDGNLITSQGPGTSMEFSLAVVEKLFGRERALELAKTMVFV, encoded by the exons ATGGCCACGCGGCCACTCTCCTTCTCCACTCTCATCAGAACCCCATTCTCCCCAcctcccctcctccgccgcccccaAACCCTAACCCGCGCGCTCGCTTCCTCCCCCTCCCCGCAGGCGCAGGCCATGGCGTCGTCTCCGGCCCCCAAGAAG GTCCTGGTGCCGATCGCGAACGGGACGGAGCCCATGGAGGCGGCCGTCATCGTCGACGTGCTGCGCCGCGCGGGGGCCCAGGTCTCCGTCGCCTCCGTCGAGCCCGCGGCTGCGCAGGTCGACGCGGCCTGGGGCGTCAACCTCGTCGCCGACGCCCTCCTCGACGACCTCGCCGAGGCCGATTTCGACCTCATCTCGCTCCCC GGAGGGATGCCTGGGGCTTCCAACTTCAGAGACAGCAAAGTTTTGGAGAACATGGTTAAGAAACATGTAGAGAAGGGCAAGCTTTACGCTGCAGTATGTGCTGCACCAGCTGTGGCGCTAGGAGCTTGGGGTTTGCTCAATGGATTAAAG GCAACTTGTCATCCTTCATTTATGGACAAACTTCCTTCAGAGGCGAAAGCTGTAGAATCAAGGGTGCAGATTGATGGGAAGTGTGTGACTAGCCGTGGGCCAGGAACAACCATGGAATATTCTGTGGTTTTGGTTGAACAACTTTGTGGCAAAGAAAAGGCTGATGAAGTTGCTGGGCCAATG GTTATGCGTCCCCAGCATGGTGTGGAGTTCTCAATGAAGGAACTGAATTCATCTAGTTGGAATGTTGGTGAAAATCCTCAG ATTCTTGTACCAATTGCTAATGGTACAGAGGAGATGGAGGCAATTATGATTATTGACATTCTTCGAAGGGCGAAAGCAAATGTTGTTGTTGCATCTTTAGAAGGCACCTTGGAGATTGTTGCATCCAGGAATGTGAAGATGGTTGCTGATGTGCTATTGGGTGATGCCCTTAAGCAGCAGTATGATCTCATTTTGTTACCT GGTGGCCTTGGTGGTGCCCAAGCATATGCCAAATCAGATGAACTGATTGGTTTTATCAAGAAGCAAGCTGAGGCCAACAAACTGTATGGAGCCATATGTGCCTCCCCAGCAATTGCCCTTGAACCACATGGCCTGCTGAAG GGGAAGAAGGCTACATCTTATCCTGCGATGTGGAACAAACTTGCGGACCAAAGTGAATGCAAGAACAGAGTTGTTGTTGATGGCAACCTGATCACTAGCCAAGGTCCAGGCACTTCCATGGAGTTCTCGCTTGCCGTTGTGGAGAAGCTCTTTGGAAGGGAAAGAGCCCTTGAGCTGGCCAAAACCATGGTTTTCGTATGA